The DNA window AATATAGGACTTGAATTCATTATAGGTCGTTCCATTTCTCTTGGCATTTCCCAAAAAAATTGTTTTGGCAAAATTATTACTGTTTGTTTTCGCTTCATATGCATATTCGTTATCGCTGATATAGAGGTTTGTTGAAAAAAGGAACTCATTGTTGAAAACCATCTCATGAAAACCATAATTCGCAAAAACTCCTTTTTGCTTCTTGATTTTAAGTCCGTTCAGATTGACAAACCTAGACCTGAAATAATCCGAATAATTTAGGCTCATAGCATCTTTTGAGTTAGTGGCCATCATGATAAAACGACCCTTATTAATGATAATGAGTCTTTGAGTATTACGTAATGACTTGTCTGAACCGACTATGTATGCATGTCCGGTCAGCATTTTATTCACCTTCAACTTGTCGGTTGCCAAGAGATTTTTTTTGGTATTCATCTTATCCAGTTCGAGCTTAATGCTTGAATCACTTGACAGGTCATAAACGAACCTGCCTTCTTTTTTGACATTCACAAAAAGATAATTTTGATTATTCAATATCTGCTGAAGCTCCGAATACAGAGATTCATAGTCGTATGCAACCAGAACAGCATGGTTGAGATTGTATCCTTTGCCATAGCAGTTTTGACAGTCATTTTTTGTAAAGAGATCTTCAATTCTTGATCTGTTATCAAAAGAATATTTCGAAACGGTAATTGATTTTGGTTGAAGGTCAGTATAGATATCGATATCTCTTCCTACAAAGTCTTCCGGTTCAACCTGTAAATTAGAATTCTGATCAGCCCAAACCACATTATCTGGGGTATTTGCTTTTATCTGAATAGGAAGGACGAAAACATTGCTGACCTGATTATTATAGGCAAGTTCAATGGCTCTGGAAACCTTCAGTTCACCATTGGCAAACCTATTATTGATTAGGGCGCTCTTGATATCCAGGTATTCTTTGCTATGTGTTTGTTTGTATGCATTTATTAGCATGTTTCTTTCTTCAATTCTTTGAGCCCCTGCATCCAACTGCATCTGCAGGTTATTTGCGAATTGCTTTGCATAAGCTTTTCTTTCTGCGCTGATGCTGCTAAATTTATTTACAAGTGTTGTAAGCTCATTAAACCCCTCAGAAATCTTTTGATTGTATTCATCTCGATAATTTGGTTGACTTTGAACCTGGCCTCGTTCCAGGAGTTCACGTTCTCTTTCCTGCTCTTGTGTTTTGTCTGAGATTTGTTCAGAAAATGATTTCTCTTTTGAATGAGCATACTCTTTGAGTCGCCCTGCTAATACAGATGCCGTACCACCTTCGAGACTTGTGATTTCCGAACCCGTTAAAACACTGTATCTTACCCAATCTTCGTATTTTTGATTGATCTCTTCTTTTGTGTAATTCTTTGGATCAATGCCAAAGTCGAACCATATTTGATTCCATCCAGTATGTGGATTAAGACCTACCATTGATCCCTTTGAATGCTCACTCTTATCATAAGATTCATTACCCCAATTGGAAACTTTAAATCTAATGAGGGGTGCAAAACCGGTCGATTCATATGGAATTTTGGTGTCACCGTAAGTCCCGGTAGTATATGTTTTTCCATCAACCACTATCGAAGTCATTTGTATTTGTTTCCAACGGGCTTTCATAATAAAGAAATAACCACTACCGGGCTTATCTCTTGAGAACTCATATTCAAGAATCCCGGTAACAGAGACCTTATAACCATCTGCAGTGCCTGAATAGTTAATTACTTCTTCTTGAATTTGTGCCTGACTAGATAGAGATGTCAGCAATAGTGTGAGTGATAGTAAATTTTTCATATTCTGGATGTTGTGATTTAAAGTTTCTGTGGGATTACGTAAAGCACTAAATGGCTTCAGCAATAAGATTTTTCAGTGCTTTAATGATTTCTACTTTATCAGGGTGAGTCAGATCGATATTCGAAATAACAGAACCGTTTTTAAGTAGATTGGCTTGTAATGTAATTTGACCGTTTTTATCGCTGTATACACCACGGATAGAATATGCATTAGTAAACCTTGCTACATCCACAAAAATGATACTTTCATCATTTGCTTGTATATCTCTTAACTGCTGGTTGAGTTCCTCTGAAAGATCAAGATTGTCATCAAATGTTTGTTGGTTTTGAAATATAGATCGAATAAAAATTGGCTTTGGACTGGGAAGTTGAATTTTTTCCCGATCTATTGACTCCAGCATGCCCAAGTCGAAAGATTCACCTCCATATGGTATTCGGATTTCCGGTTTTTGAATTCCACCAATTTCTCTGGCCAAATCTGGTACCTTATCGGCAGCAAATTGAAATAGGCTTAATACGTCTACATACCTATTATCCCTGAGAGAACCACCTTTCATACCAAACAATAGGCTATATGTAAGCAATCCCTGACCGTAAATACTCGCTTCATAACTGACCGCATCAGCTGCGGAACCTGAGAGTATATACATTCCTGTTCGATCCTTCATTCTTTCCAATGCCCTGAGTTCAGTTGCTTGCTTTGAAGAGCGTTTACCCATAAGGTCTTCAGCAAACTGACCTGAATGACATGCATCGAAAATGAGGACTTGTTTTAATGCCGGGATTGATTTTACCCATTCTGTTATTTCATCACTCGAAATCGCTACGTTTTCTCTGACAATAGGGTCGCTAATGTTTCCGCTCGATGCTGATGTGGTTATATAGTAAAAATCAGCAGACCCTCCTTCATAATTCGTTCCGTGTCCGGCGAAGTAAAGTAAAAGAAGATCCTGCGGCTTTGCAGTTAATGAAACCTTTCTGAATGCTTCTCCAATATTCTGCTTACTTGGTTTCAGATCACCAGCGGTGCTTAATAATTGGATAAATGTATTTTCAGCACCTAGATAAGATTCGGAAGCCAGTTTCAGAACTTCAGAAAATGCTTCGGCATCCTTATCTGGATAAGAAAGGTCTAAACTGGTGCCTTTGTAATCCGAGGTACCAACTATAATTGCATATAGTTTTGGACTAGGCGATTCCTCTGTGCGACTGTTTATATAATAGACTTTACTGGCAGGACTAATGAGATGCTCATCTGAATTATAAGCCTGTACTTCAATAAGGTTAACACCTTCTTTCAAATAGGGATGATCTTTAATGTCATATTGAATTTCAAACTCTTCGGAAGTCTCTCTTGCATTTGCTAATCCACGTGCATCGCTGGTTGTTTCTTTTCCGTTTACCTTGATGATCACTGGTCCTATGCCTCCACCTTGATTTCTTATTGATATACCAAGTTTATGATCATTTTTGTTAGGGGCCTTCAGATCGATTTTTGGATATATTTTAATTTGATTTAGGGACGTCTTAATGTCAACCTTTTGACCCTGGAACATCCGCTGAGCAAAGCCAGGTTGATAGAATCTGTCTTTGAGCTGGTCAAACCCAATAGTGAGGGTTCCTTTTCTGAAATAGAATTGATTATTCTCAAACCCACTACCATCAAATACCCCGGTCTCATTATGGATAATCCAGTCATCAATGTCTGCCGTGAGAGTGAGAAAATAATTCAATTCCGGACTAGTATTGGATTTTTTGATTTTATAGATATCGGTAATGCCCGACTTGTATGTCACAAACAGATATTGCCCTTTAGCAGCTGTAAGAATTTCAAGTGATGATACATCTCCTTTCAGGGCTTTGCTTAACTTGAATGTGTTCATCTCTTTGATTCCCTTATTTGGATCAATTTGAAAAGAATAAAAGCCTTTATCTTTTAATACAATTCCTCCGAATTTTTGCCAATTATTGAAGAGTGCAAAGCATTGATTCCCTGTTGAAAGATTATTTTTCTGTATGAACTTTAAATCAAAATTATCTTCGAAGTCTCCATATCTTACCAGCATCATCACACCGCCGTATATGGCTAAAATCAAACCATTTGTATCTAATGAAGCTAGTTGATAATTGCTGTTACGTTCATAGGCACTTGTTTCAATATCATAGTATTCATCATAGCCATTTAATCGGATGTTTGTCTTTCCATTTATCAAGTCCGGCAGCTCCCATGTGCTTCCAAGAAGGGTGTCTTTTATGATCCCATTCTCATAAACATGCCAGTTGTGGAAATAGTTACTGAAAACTGTATTGCCTTCGCGCCGTTCTTTTTCAAAATAATTCTCATCCGATATATAGAGCGTTGCATCGTTATAGGGGAAAGAGAGATCGCCTATCTTATAATCTCCTGTAATTTCGGAAGACTTAAATATTGGGATTTCTGAAGGACTGAATGATTGATAAGCCAACCTCCCATTTAATTGTAGAATCCTGATAAAAGTGCTGTCGGTGCAACTGGTTTTCACCAAAGGAAGTGAACCTGCAAGCTTTTTATTTAAAAGTTTATCAACCTGCCTTTCTTCATCTAAAACATAGATCTGGATTGAATCTTTGGAAATCAGAAGCCTTTTGCCTTCAAAATCATTGTCTATCAGGTCCACATAATCAGTTCGATAAACTTTGCTTTCCGGAGAATAGTCAGGAAAATTTGCCTGAATATATTCCCGGACTTCTCCACTTTCACCCTCTACAATGATTTTAATGTCTTTTTTGCCTGTTTCTAGCATTATATCACCATAGCTTGTGAATATTATCAGTTTATTCTCAAAATAATGGATGCTATCAATTGGTCCATATAATTCCACAGGCAATACATTCTTGTTTTCAAAATCATAGACTTCATTCTCATCCAATATCATTATTTGTTCACCCAGAAAAAAACAATTGTAAACCGGTTCACCAAAAGTTTCTTTTTTCAAATTGGAGTTTACTGATATGCCCTCTGAACTTATTTTAAAGTGAATTATATCGATACTTCCGTATCCATATCGAAACGGCATATCGTTAATCCGCTTTCTTACATGCCGCGGACCATCGACTGTATAATAATCATCGTTGAAATCATATATCGGCCGTTCTCCACCCAGGAATAGGTATAAGTGGTTTTGTGTAAAATGTAGATTAATAGGGTCAAGAAATTGAGGTAAGTTTTTGATTTCGTTTCTGAAATTGAAGCTGGAAATGATTTGTCCCGAAACAATATCCCAGATCATTATTTTATCCTCATCGATGGAATATAGTTTATTACCCTTCAAGCCTGCAATTATCTGGCGTTCCAAATCTTTTTTTCCTTCAGAATTTAATAGCGGATGCTTATAGCTGTTAATGAATCGAAAAGTCTGACTTTCCCTTAGGACAATCAATCCGGAACGATCAACAGAAAGTATATGCTTACCGTCTTCAGAAAATCTGTAATGGTTTACAGGAGCTTCATGTTCCACCGGAATCACAAGCTCTAAATCCTGCGCCCGAGATTGGCCATGTAAAAGAAAAAAGAGATTTAGAAGAGAAGCCCCAAGAAGATTGAAATTGTACATTAATCTATTTTTCATAATATGATATACTCATTCTCGCTCAAATTTAATCATTCTAAGCAGTCCGAATTTTAGTTGAGGTTACAATTCCAAGAATTCCCTTCGCTCATTTTGGAATGACGAATCAGATGGGAGGCACTCCCTGCTTTCGCTATAGCTTCAGCAGACAAACGTGCTGTTAACTGTTTATTCTTTATTTTCCGATACAGAATTTCGAGAAGATGTTCTCGAGCAAATCATCGGTCGTGATCTCCCCCGTGATTTCCCCTAAATGGTGAAGAGCATAACGGATGTCTTGAGCTATGAGGTCGGTGGCGACTTGCGAACTGAGAGATTCTAAAACTTCATCCAGTGATTTTTGGCATTTTAATAAGCTTTCATAATGTCTAGCATTGGTTATCGTGCTGGTGTCACCACTCAGGCCTTCAAGTGCTGCCTTCGTTAATAGGTCGGTGAATAATTTTAAATTTTCCTGTCCTTTGGCTGAAATAAAAAGGATGTCTTCTTCTTTCCCGGTCCAACCGGAATGCAAACCCAAATCCGATTTATTGCCAATGGGGAAGAGGGCTTCGCAATGTGAATGAAGGGGTTTTAATTCTTTTTCGAGTTCCCCGGGCCCGGTTTCCATTGCATCAAAAAGATAAATGCCGATTTTGGCCTTTTCCAATTGTTCAATGCTTCGCTTTACACCGGCGGCTTCAATGATATCCTGCGTGTCGCGCAATCCTGCTGTATCAATCAATCTGAATTTGATGCCATCCAATACAAAATGGTCTTCGATATAATCCCTTGTGGTACCGGCGATTTCGGTGACTATGGCTTTCTCTTCTTTCAAAAGCGCATTCATCAAAGTTGATTTCCCGGCATTGGGCTTTCCAACAATGGCCACCGGAATTCCCTCCTTTAATACACTTCCGAATTTGAATGACTGAATCAATTCTGTAACGACCATTCTAATATTTTCTACCAGTGCTTTGAGTTTTTCACGGTCGGCAAATTCAACATCTTCTTCCGAGAAATCCAGCTCCAGTTCTATTAAAGAAGCAAAATGAATGAGTTCCTCTCTGAGCTTTTTGATTTCCTGAGAAAAGCCTCCACGCATTTGATTGATGGCATTTTTATGCTCGGCTTCCGATTCTGAGGCAATCAAATCTGCAACTGCTTCTGCTTGTGCCAGATCAAATCGACCATTTAAAAATGCTCTTTGCGTGAATTCTCCTGCTTTGGCAAAACGAGCCCCATTTTCAATTAAAAGTCTTATGACACGGTCTACAATATAAGGCGAGCCATGGGTGGAAATTTCAGCAATATCTTCCATGGTGTAGGAGCGGGGCGCTTTAAAAACAGAAACCAAAACCTCATCGATTTCCTCAGCGCCATCCATTATTCTGCCATAATAAATACGGTGCGATTTGGCTTTCTCCAGGTCTTTGCCTTGAAAAATTCTATTGAGAATGCGAAAGGAATCCTTTCCACTGAGCCTTATAAGCGCAATAGCCCCGACACCTTTTGGGCTTGCCGGGGCTACAATACAATCTTTTTGTTCGGGTATATTGGAACTCAATTAATTGGCGCTTTGATATTGTTTTTGGAATTCCGGCCAGGCCGTCGTCTGGTGATGATTGCCTCCGAAATAGGCCAGAATCATTTCAAGACTTTCCGCTTTTTGATAACCGGGCACTGCCTGAATGACAGAAAGGTCTTCATTTAGGTAAACGGTAGTAGGATAACCGGTGGCTTTATACGATCGCGCCAATTGCCGATAGGTCATTTCCTTGCCATTCTGTACAAATTTCTCATCGCTTTCAGCATCGAGCTTTACGGCGTAATAATCTTCCTTGAGAATATTGATGACTTTTTCATTCTGAAAAGTGGTCTGGTCCATTCTTTTACACCATCCACACCAATCGGTGTAAACATCGACAAAAACTTTTTTTGGTTCCTTTTTTGAAGCTTCCAAAACTTGCTCATAGCTCATCCATTTTATGCCTGATTTTGGATTCGGACTGCTTACAAAGGCGCTCTGTGCAATCCATAAAAGTGGGATTATTAGCAGTAATGACTTTTTCATGATCTGTTTTTTTGCAAAGTACGTATATCCTTTAACGAAAATTGTCGCTTTTGTTGCGAAATTACTCTATTAATTGGCTTTCTGACTCAAAAGTTCCTTTTCTAAATAATTGCTATTCTTCACATTGCTTTTTCTCACAATGAGGTGAATTATGAATACCAATATGAATTGTATTCCGAGAACGCTGGAAATGGCTCCCGCTATTGAACCGTCTATCCAATAGGCCAGATAATAGCCCAAAACGGATGCACTTAGTCCAAAGACTGCTGCAAGGAGCAGCATTTGTTTTAATTGTCTGGAAATCAAATAAGCACTGGCTGCAGGGGCCACAATAAATGCCACAACCAATATCGCACCCACTGACTCGAAGGAAGCTACTGTTGTAAAGGAGACAAGACTCATTAAAACATAATGCCAGACCCAGGAGGACATGCCGATGGCAAATGCATATTCGGTATCAAATGTTGTGAGGTAAAATTCCTTGTAAAAAATGCCTATGACCAGAATATTGATCATTAAGACAATAAACATCAGCCAAAATGTATG is part of the Hyphobacterium sp. CCMP332 genome and encodes:
- a CDS encoding caspase family protein — protein: MKNRLMYNFNLLGASLLNLFFLLHGQSRAQDLELVIPVEHEAPVNHYRFSEDGKHILSVDRSGLIVLRESQTFRFINSYKHPLLNSEGKKDLERQIIAGLKGNKLYSIDEDKIMIWDIVSGQIISSFNFRNEIKNLPQFLDPINLHFTQNHLYLFLGGERPIYDFNDDYYTVDGPRHVRKRINDMPFRYGYGSIDIIHFKISSEGISVNSNLKKETFGEPVYNCFFLGEQIMILDENEVYDFENKNVLPVELYGPIDSIHYFENKLIIFTSYGDIMLETGKKDIKIIVEGESGEVREYIQANFPDYSPESKVYRTDYVDLIDNDFEGKRLLISKDSIQIYVLDEERQVDKLLNKKLAGSLPLVKTSCTDSTFIRILQLNGRLAYQSFSPSEIPIFKSSEITGDYKIGDLSFPYNDATLYISDENYFEKERREGNTVFSNYFHNWHVYENGIIKDTLLGSTWELPDLINGKTNIRLNGYDEYYDIETSAYERNSNYQLASLDTNGLILAIYGGVMMLVRYGDFEDNFDLKFIQKNNLSTGNQCFALFNNWQKFGGIVLKDKGFYSFQIDPNKGIKEMNTFKLSKALKGDVSSLEILTAAKGQYLFVTYKSGITDIYKIKKSNTSPELNYFLTLTADIDDWIIHNETGVFDGSGFENNQFYFRKGTLTIGFDQLKDRFYQPGFAQRMFQGQKVDIKTSLNQIKIYPKIDLKAPNKNDHKLGISIRNQGGGIGPVIIKVNGKETTSDARGLANARETSEEFEIQYDIKDHPYLKEGVNLIEVQAYNSDEHLISPASKVYYINSRTEESPSPKLYAIIVGTSDYKGTSLDLSYPDKDAEAFSEVLKLASESYLGAENTFIQLLSTAGDLKPSKQNIGEAFRKVSLTAKPQDLLLLYFAGHGTNYEGGSADFYYITTSASSGNISDPIVRENVAISSDEITEWVKSIPALKQVLIFDACHSGQFAEDLMGKRSSKQATELRALERMKDRTGMYILSGSAADAVSYEASIYGQGLLTYSLLFGMKGGSLRDNRYVDVLSLFQFAADKVPDLAREIGGIQKPEIRIPYGGESFDLGMLESIDREKIQLPSPKPIFIRSIFQNQQTFDDNLDLSEELNQQLRDIQANDESIIFVDVARFTNAYSIRGVYSDKNGQITLQANLLKNGSVISNIDLTHPDKVEIIKALKNLIAEAI
- the mnmE gene encoding tRNA uridine-5-carboxymethylaminomethyl(34) synthesis GTPase MnmE, with amino-acid sequence MSSNIPEQKDCIVAPASPKGVGAIALIRLSGKDSFRILNRIFQGKDLEKAKSHRIYYGRIMDGAEEIDEVLVSVFKAPRSYTMEDIAEISTHGSPYIVDRVIRLLIENGARFAKAGEFTQRAFLNGRFDLAQAEAVADLIASESEAEHKNAINQMRGGFSQEIKKLREELIHFASLIELELDFSEEDVEFADREKLKALVENIRMVVTELIQSFKFGSVLKEGIPVAIVGKPNAGKSTLMNALLKEEKAIVTEIAGTTRDYIEDHFVLDGIKFRLIDTAGLRDTQDIIEAAGVKRSIEQLEKAKIGIYLFDAMETGPGELEKELKPLHSHCEALFPIGNKSDLGLHSGWTGKEEDILFISAKGQENLKLFTDLLTKAALEGLSGDTSTITNARHYESLLKCQKSLDEVLESLSSQVATDLIAQDIRYALHHLGEITGEITTDDLLENIFSKFCIGK
- a CDS encoding DUF255 domain-containing protein; protein product: MKKSLLLIIPLLWIAQSAFVSSPNPKSGIKWMSYEQVLEASKKEPKKVFVDVYTDWCGWCKRMDQTTFQNEKVINILKEDYYAVKLDAESDEKFVQNGKEMTYRQLARSYKATGYPTTVYLNEDLSVIQAVPGYQKAESLEMILAYFGGNHHQTTAWPEFQKQYQSAN
- a CDS encoding metal ABC transporter permease, whose translation is MDSFWIIATASLVALSCSFLGVWLILRKMAMLGDAISHAVLPGIVIAFLIYGSRDNSIMLLGAGIIGVFTTFLIEFFHKKAGVQSDASIGVTFTWLFALGVILVSALAGQVDLDQECVLYGEIAYVPLEKTYTLLGYDIGPHTFWLMFIVLMINILVIGIFYKEFYLTTFDTEYAFAIGMSSWVWHYVLMSLVSFTTVASFESVGAILVVAFIVAPAASAYLISRQLKQMLLLAAVFGLSASVLGYYLAYWIDGSIAGAISSVLGIQFILVFIIHLIVRKSNVKNSNYLEKELLSQKAN